A single genomic interval of Camelina sativa cultivar DH55 chromosome 11, Cs, whole genome shotgun sequence harbors:
- the LOC104725029 gene encoding LOW QUALITY PROTEIN: probable flavonol synthase 6 (The sequence of the model RefSeq protein was modified relative to this genomic sequence to represent the inferred CDS: inserted 1 base in 1 codon; substituted 1 base at 1 genomic stop codon) — MNVERDQHTSPPSLQTKTIPIIDLSDPSDERVVHAVMKASKEWGIFQVVNHGILTDLMRRLQKVGKKFFELPASEKESVTRPMXHMQGYFTKDPKYLKAWDDHLLHTIWPPSSINYRYWPNNPSDYREVTEEXTRNVMLLTEKIVGYLSKGLGLRRETLKEGLGGDTAVYLMRINYYPPSESVVGAPAHTDLCALTLLVSNEVPGLQVFKDNHWFDVEYVNSAIVVLIGDQFLRMSNGRYKSVLHRSIMDKEKTRMTWPVFVEPNHGLVVGPLPELTGDENPPKFESINFHDYIHRKFKKLVRD, encoded by the exons ATGAACGTCGAGAGAGACCAACACACATCTCCGCCGTCTCTCCAAACCAAGACGATCCCTATCATTGATCTAAGCGATCCAAGCGACGAGCGCGTGGTCCATGCAGTGATGAAAGCGAGCAAAGAGTGGGGGATTTTTCAGGTAGTTAACCACGGCATTCTGACGGACTTAATGCGGCGGCTTCAGAAAGTTGGGAAGAAGTTTTTCGAGCTCCCAGCTTCCGAAAAGGAATCTGTCACAAGGCCAA GTCACATGCAAGGATACTTTACGAAGGATCCTAAATATTTAAAGGCTTGGGACGATCATTTGCTTCATACTATCTGGCCACCATCTTCTATCAACTATAGATATTGGCCTAACAATCCTTCAGATTACAG GGAGGTGACCGAGGAGTAAACAAGAAACGTGATGTTGCTGACAGAGAAGATTGTGGGTTACTTATCAAAGGGGTTAGGGTTACGGCGTGAGACCTTGAAAGAAGGTCTAGGAGGCGATACAGCAGTGTATTTGATGAGGATTAATTACTATCCGCCGTCGGAGTCAGTTGTCGGAGCACCGGCACACACAGATCTCTGTGCACTCACACTTCTCGTCTCCAACGAGGTTCCAGGGCTTCAAGTGTTCAAGGATAACCACTGGTTTGATGTTGAGTATGTCAACTCAGCTATCGTTGTCCTCATCGGTGATCAGTTCTTG AGGATGAGCAACGGGAGGTACAAGAGCGTGTTACACAGATCAATTATGGATAAGGAAAAGACAAGAATGACGTGGCCGGTTTTTGTAGAACCTAACCATGGTTTGGTCGTGGGACCTTTGCCTGAGCTCACGGGAGACGAGAATCCTCCCAAGTTTGAGTCTATAAATTTTCATGACTATATACACCGTAAGTTCAAAAAGCTTGTGCGTGATTGA
- the LOC104725057 gene encoding uncharacterized protein LOC104725057 isoform X1, which yields MTQPVCSSSQDQSFSSSSSSPRSLIPPRKSVANLHRRRGRSVFNMLVQREMSPKAKFVPRKRWGKSRWHTDSSSCGTNSEPLRETGQCQSLTSWVEAESLQHLSAKYCPLGPPPRSTIAAAFSTDGRILASTHGDHTVKIIDCETGKCLKVLTGHRRTPWVVRFHPHHSELVASGSLDLEVRLWNTTTSECIRSHAFYRPIASIAFHAEGELLAVASGHKLHMWHYNRRGEESSPTVVLKTRRSLRAVHFHPHGAPFLLTAEWQVNEIDSLDSSMSRATSMGYLRYPPPAILFTSTESNQTSVAAELPLVPLSHMPVRTTSGDDQRIGHSTGDRTSPAVDGMNVDEAQPVGRNRSDFPELGQIQQLFQFRDRVSWELPFIQGWLMAQGHGVANSVVPPTGSSNHGISAPSSTPRLSTTSLEAAVALLEIPSSVNLHAVSGRGGAQEQTSQPQFLGSGLPEGVSSRNNQHGSDAQPVVNRVQSELATSIAASAAAAAAAELPCTVKLRVWPHDIKDPYAQLKSDRCLFTIPHAVLCSEMGAHFSPCGRYLAACVACVFHHAEADPGLQTQAQQDSGLATSPTRHPVTAHQVIYELRVYSLQKENFGSVLVSRAIRAAHCLTSIQFSPTSEHILLAYGRRHGSLLKSIVSDGETTSHYFTVLEIYRVSDMELVRVLPSSEDEVNVACFHPSPGGGLVYGTKEGKLRIFQYNTAATSNFTGPS from the exons ATGACTCAACCTGTATGTTCGTCGTCACAAGAtcaatctttttcttcatcttcttcttctcctcgcTCATTGATCCCTCCACGCAAATCGGTGGCGAATTTACACCGCCGcag GGGGAGGAGTGTTTTCAACATGCTGGTTCAGAGGGAAATGTCACCAAAGGCAAAGTTTGTGCCAAGGAAACGTTGGGGTAAAAGTAGATGGCATACTGATTCTTCTTCATGTGGAACCAACAGCGAACCTTTGAGAGAGACGGGACAATGTCAAAGTCTTACTTCATG GGTTGAGGCAGAGTCATTGCAGCATTTGTCTGCAAAATATTGCCCTCTTGGACCTCCTCCAAGGTCAACTATTGCAGCGGCTTTTAGTACTGATGGAAGAATTCTTGCTTCTACACA TGGTGATCATACTGTAAAGATTATTGATTGTGAAACTGGAAAGTGCTTAAAAGTTCTGACCGGCCATCGCAGGACTCCTTGGGTG GTCAGATTCCACCCGCATCATTCAGAATTAGTTGCTAGTGGAAGTTTAGATCTGGAGGTCCGCTTATGGAATACCACAACTTCTGAATGTATTAGATCTCATGCATTCT ATCGGCCTATTGCTTCTATCGCTTTCCATGCTGAGGGTGAACTACTTGCTGTTGCTTCTGGTCATAAG CTGCACATGTGGCACTACAATAGGAGAGGAGAGGAATCATCACCAACCGTTGTGTTGAAGACGAGGCGCTCTCTGAGAGCTGTACACTTTCACCCTCATGGGGCACCATTTCTCTTGACTGCAGAG TGGCAGGTGAATGAAATCGATTCATTAGATTCTTCAATGTCTAGAGCAACATCTATGGGTTACTTAAGGTATCCTCCCCCGGCTATCTTGTTCACAAGCACAGAAAGCAATCAAACTAGTGTGGCAGCAGAACTACCTCTTGTCCCTCTTTCACACATGCCCGTGCGTACAACTTCTGGAGATGATCAAAGGATTGGTCACTCTACTGGAGATAGAACTTCTCCTGCAGTTGATGGTATGAATGTAGATGAAGCTCAACCTGTTGGAAGAAATCGATCAGATTTCCCTGAGCTTGGACAGATTCAGCAATTATTTCAGTTCAGGGATCGAGTATCCTGGGAGTTACCTTTTATACAAGGGTGGTTGATGGCTCAAGGTCATGGAGTTGCTAATTCAGTGGTTCCTCCTACGGGCAGTAGTAATCATGGTATCTCAGCTCCATCTTCAACACCTCGTTTATCAACAACCAGTCTGGAGGCTGCAGTAGCGTTATTAGAAATCCCGAGTAGTGTTAACTTACATGCGGTTTCTGGAAGAGGCGGAGCACAGGAACAAACTTCACAACCTCAGTTCTTGGGATCTGGATTACCAGAAGGTGTGTCTTCTCGTAACAATCAACATGGAAGTGATGCTCAACCTGTAGTGAACAGGGTCCAGTCTGAGCTTGCTACCTCAATTGCTGCTTCGGCTGCAGCAGCAGCTGCTGCAGAATTACCTTGTACTGTCAAACTCAGAGTGTGGCCGCATGACATCAAAGACCCATATGCGCAACTCAAGTCCGACAGATGTCTTTTTACAATACCGCATGCCGTCCTTTGCAG TGAAATGGGAGCTCATTTTTCGCCATGCGGGAGATATCTAGCGGCATGTGTTGCATGTGTTTTTCATCATGCTGAGGCAGATCCTGGACTGCAGACACAAGCGCAACAAGATTCGGGGCTTGCAACTTCCCCAACTCGACACCCTGTGACAGCACATCAAGTCATTTACGAGCTTCGTGTGTATTCTCTCCAGAAGGAAAA TTTTGGTTCTGTACTTGTGTCACGGGCAATCAGAGCTGCGCATTGCTTGACCTCTATCCAG TTCTCACCCACCTCGGAGCATATACTGCTTGCATATGGGCGGCGTCATGGTTCTCTATTGAAGAGCATCGTTAGTGATGGTGAAACAACATCACATTATTTCACAGTATTGGAG ATATACAGAGTTTCAGATATGGAGCTTGTGAGAGTGCTGCCAAGTTCAGAGGATGAAGTGAACGTTGCTTGTTTTCATCCTTCTCCTGGAGGAGGTCTTGTTTATGGGACAAAG GAGGGGAAACTTAGGATATTCCAGTACAATACAGCTGCAACCTCTAACTTCACTGGACCATCCTGA
- the LOC104725058 gene encoding WD repeat-containing protein 26 isoform X2 yields MENGLWELLGSKGLLKKHEFIRVLVQCLYSLGFKKSASCLEHESNILYKSADFGLLEKQVLSGNWDSCVAVLDRIFDSSSDDTRNTALYLVLKQCLVEYLKQGDVSLALNVLRKQAPLLGMGKDKIHRLACDIVYSKEMESGEADSFLVQDLRKHLLVEVEKLIPLPIVIPERRLEHLVESAVLHQIDTCLYHNSWDAVSLYKDHCCGRDQIPSETIQILMAHKNEVWFVQFSNSGKYLATASSDCTAMIWKILDDNKVELKHTLESHQNPVSFVSWSPDDTKLLTCGNAEVLKLWDVETGVLRHTFGNNNTGSTVSSCAWFPDSTRLVCGSSDPERGIVMWDTDGNEIKAWRGTRIPKVVDLAVTPDGESMITVFSDKEIRILHLETKVERVISEEQAITSLSVSGDGKFFIVNLSSQEIHLWDLAGEWNQPLKFSGHRQSKYVIRSCFGGLDSSFIASGSEDSQVYLWNLKNAKPLEVLSGHSMTVNCVSWNPRNPRMLASASDNQKMQ; encoded by the exons ATGGAGAACGGGTTATGGGAACTTTTAGGTTCAAAAGGGTTGTtgaaaaaacatgaatttattagggttttggttcagTGCTTATACTCATTAGGATTCAAGAAGTCTGCTTCTTGTTTGGAACACGAGTCTAACATCTTGTATAAGTCAGCCGATTTCGGGCTTCTCGAGAAGCAAGTTTTGAGTGGGAATTGGGATAGTTGCGTTGCGGTCCTGGACAGGATTTTTGATAGTTCCAGTGATGACACGAGAAACACGGCTTTGTATCTAGTGTTGAAGCAATGTTTGGTTGAGTATTTGAAACAAGGGGATGTTTCTTTGGCCTTGAATGTGCTACGGAAGCAAGCTCCGTTGTTAGGGATGGGAAAAGATAAGATTCACAGGCTTGCTTGTGATATTGTTTATTCTAAAGAGATGGAATCCGGTGAAGCAGACAGCTTTTTGGTTCAGGATTTGAGGAAACATTTGTTG GTTGAAGTTGAGAAGTTGATTCCATTGCCAATTGTTATTCCTGAGAGAAGGTTGGAACATTTGGTTGAGTCTGCTGTGCTGCACCAGATTGATACATGTCTGTATCATAACTCATGGGATGCAGTTTCACTTTACAAAGATCACTGTTGCGGTAGAGATCAGATTCCTTCAGAAACAATTCAG ATTTTGATGGCACACAAAAATGAAGTGTGGTTCGTGCAATTCTCTAATAGTGGCAAATATCTGGCCACTGCATCAAGCGATTGTACAGCTATGATATGGAAG ATACTGGATGACAACAAAGTCGAACTGAAGCACACGCTTGAGAGCCACCAAAATCCAGTTTCTTTTGTCTCGTGGAGCCCTGATGATACTAAACTGCTTACATGCGGAAACGCTGAGGTTCTTAAGCTATGGGATGTTGAAACAGGTGTGTTGAGACACACCTTTGGAAACAACAATACCGGATCCACGGTCAGCTCTTGTGCATG GTTCCCTGACTCAACCCGGCTTGTCTGTGGCAGTTCTGACCCAGAAAGAGGGATTGTAATGTGGGATACTGATGGAAACGAGATCAAAGCTTGGAGAGGAACGAGAATTCCAAAG GTAGTGGATTTGGCTGTGACGCCGGATGGTGAGAGTATGATCACAGTGTTTTCGGATAAAGAGATCCGAATCTTGCATTTGGAGACAAAAGTCGAACGTGTTATCTCTGAGGAACAGGCGATTACTTCCCTTTCGGTTTCGGGTGATGGTAAGTTCTTTATAGTCAACTTGAGCAGCCAAGAGATACATCTTTGGGATCTTGCTGGAGAGTGGAACCAACCATTGAAGTTCTCGGGTCACAGGCAGAGCAAGTACGTGATACGGTCATGTTTTGGTGGGTTGGACAGTTCGTTCATTGCCAGTGGAAGCGAGGATTCACAA GTGTACTTATGGAATCTGAAGAACGCGAAGCCGCTTGAGGTGTTATCAGGTCATTCCATGACTGTGAACTGCGTGAGCTGGAACCCGAGAAATCCCCGGATGCTGGCCTCTGCGAGTG ATAACCAGAAAATGCAGTAG
- the LOC104725057 gene encoding uncharacterized protein LOC104725057 isoform X2, with product MTQPVCSSSQDQSFSSSSSSPRSLIPPRKSVANLHRRRGRSVFNMLVQREMSPKAKFVPRKRWGKSRWHTDSSSCGTNSEPLRETGQCQSLTSWVEAESLQHLSAKYCPLGPPPRSTIAAAFSTDGRILASTHGDHTVKIIDCETGKCLKVLTGHRRTPWVVRFHPHHSELVASGSLDLEVRLWNTTTSECIRSHAFYRPIASIAFHAEGELLAVASGHKLHMWHYNRRGEESSPTVVLKTRRSLRAVHFHPHGAPFLLTAEVNEIDSLDSSMSRATSMGYLRYPPPAILFTSTESNQTSVAAELPLVPLSHMPVRTTSGDDQRIGHSTGDRTSPAVDGMNVDEAQPVGRNRSDFPELGQIQQLFQFRDRVSWELPFIQGWLMAQGHGVANSVVPPTGSSNHGISAPSSTPRLSTTSLEAAVALLEIPSSVNLHAVSGRGGAQEQTSQPQFLGSGLPEGVSSRNNQHGSDAQPVVNRVQSELATSIAASAAAAAAAELPCTVKLRVWPHDIKDPYAQLKSDRCLFTIPHAVLCSEMGAHFSPCGRYLAACVACVFHHAEADPGLQTQAQQDSGLATSPTRHPVTAHQVIYELRVYSLQKENFGSVLVSRAIRAAHCLTSIQFSPTSEHILLAYGRRHGSLLKSIVSDGETTSHYFTVLEIYRVSDMELVRVLPSSEDEVNVACFHPSPGGGLVYGTKEGKLRIFQYNTAATSNFTGPS from the exons ATGACTCAACCTGTATGTTCGTCGTCACAAGAtcaatctttttcttcatcttcttcttctcctcgcTCATTGATCCCTCCACGCAAATCGGTGGCGAATTTACACCGCCGcag GGGGAGGAGTGTTTTCAACATGCTGGTTCAGAGGGAAATGTCACCAAAGGCAAAGTTTGTGCCAAGGAAACGTTGGGGTAAAAGTAGATGGCATACTGATTCTTCTTCATGTGGAACCAACAGCGAACCTTTGAGAGAGACGGGACAATGTCAAAGTCTTACTTCATG GGTTGAGGCAGAGTCATTGCAGCATTTGTCTGCAAAATATTGCCCTCTTGGACCTCCTCCAAGGTCAACTATTGCAGCGGCTTTTAGTACTGATGGAAGAATTCTTGCTTCTACACA TGGTGATCATACTGTAAAGATTATTGATTGTGAAACTGGAAAGTGCTTAAAAGTTCTGACCGGCCATCGCAGGACTCCTTGGGTG GTCAGATTCCACCCGCATCATTCAGAATTAGTTGCTAGTGGAAGTTTAGATCTGGAGGTCCGCTTATGGAATACCACAACTTCTGAATGTATTAGATCTCATGCATTCT ATCGGCCTATTGCTTCTATCGCTTTCCATGCTGAGGGTGAACTACTTGCTGTTGCTTCTGGTCATAAG CTGCACATGTGGCACTACAATAGGAGAGGAGAGGAATCATCACCAACCGTTGTGTTGAAGACGAGGCGCTCTCTGAGAGCTGTACACTTTCACCCTCATGGGGCACCATTTCTCTTGACTGCAGAG GTGAATGAAATCGATTCATTAGATTCTTCAATGTCTAGAGCAACATCTATGGGTTACTTAAGGTATCCTCCCCCGGCTATCTTGTTCACAAGCACAGAAAGCAATCAAACTAGTGTGGCAGCAGAACTACCTCTTGTCCCTCTTTCACACATGCCCGTGCGTACAACTTCTGGAGATGATCAAAGGATTGGTCACTCTACTGGAGATAGAACTTCTCCTGCAGTTGATGGTATGAATGTAGATGAAGCTCAACCTGTTGGAAGAAATCGATCAGATTTCCCTGAGCTTGGACAGATTCAGCAATTATTTCAGTTCAGGGATCGAGTATCCTGGGAGTTACCTTTTATACAAGGGTGGTTGATGGCTCAAGGTCATGGAGTTGCTAATTCAGTGGTTCCTCCTACGGGCAGTAGTAATCATGGTATCTCAGCTCCATCTTCAACACCTCGTTTATCAACAACCAGTCTGGAGGCTGCAGTAGCGTTATTAGAAATCCCGAGTAGTGTTAACTTACATGCGGTTTCTGGAAGAGGCGGAGCACAGGAACAAACTTCACAACCTCAGTTCTTGGGATCTGGATTACCAGAAGGTGTGTCTTCTCGTAACAATCAACATGGAAGTGATGCTCAACCTGTAGTGAACAGGGTCCAGTCTGAGCTTGCTACCTCAATTGCTGCTTCGGCTGCAGCAGCAGCTGCTGCAGAATTACCTTGTACTGTCAAACTCAGAGTGTGGCCGCATGACATCAAAGACCCATATGCGCAACTCAAGTCCGACAGATGTCTTTTTACAATACCGCATGCCGTCCTTTGCAG TGAAATGGGAGCTCATTTTTCGCCATGCGGGAGATATCTAGCGGCATGTGTTGCATGTGTTTTTCATCATGCTGAGGCAGATCCTGGACTGCAGACACAAGCGCAACAAGATTCGGGGCTTGCAACTTCCCCAACTCGACACCCTGTGACAGCACATCAAGTCATTTACGAGCTTCGTGTGTATTCTCTCCAGAAGGAAAA TTTTGGTTCTGTACTTGTGTCACGGGCAATCAGAGCTGCGCATTGCTTGACCTCTATCCAG TTCTCACCCACCTCGGAGCATATACTGCTTGCATATGGGCGGCGTCATGGTTCTCTATTGAAGAGCATCGTTAGTGATGGTGAAACAACATCACATTATTTCACAGTATTGGAG ATATACAGAGTTTCAGATATGGAGCTTGTGAGAGTGCTGCCAAGTTCAGAGGATGAAGTGAACGTTGCTTGTTTTCATCCTTCTCCTGGAGGAGGTCTTGTTTATGGGACAAAG GAGGGGAAACTTAGGATATTCCAGTACAATACAGCTGCAACCTCTAACTTCACTGGACCATCCTGA
- the LOC104725058 gene encoding WD repeat-containing protein 26 isoform X1 produces MENGLWELLGSKGLLKKHEFIRVLVQCLYSLGFKKSASCLEHESNILYKSADFGLLEKQVLSGNWDSCVAVLDRIFDSSSDDTRNTALYLVLKQCLVEYLKQGDVSLALNVLRKQAPLLGMGKDKIHRLACDIVYSKEMESGEADSFLVQDLRKHLLVEVEKLIPLPIVIPERRLEHLVESAVLHQIDTCLYHNSWDAVSLYKDHCCGRDQIPSETIQILMAHKNEVWFVQFSNSGKYLATASSDCTAMIWKILDDNKVELKHTLESHQNPVSFVSWSPDDTKLLTCGNAEVLKLWDVETGVLRHTFGNNNTGSTVSSCAWFPDSTRLVCGSSDPERGIVMWDTDGNEIKAWRGTRIPKVVDLAVTPDGESMITVFSDKEIRILHLETKVERVISEEQAITSLSVSGDGKFFIVNLSSQEIHLWDLAGEWNQPLKFSGHRQSKYVIRSCFGGLDSSFIASGSEDSQVYLWNLKNAKPLEVLSGHSMTVNCVSWNPRNPRMLASASDDQTIRIWGPGKPNKPEKWLDNQKMQ; encoded by the exons ATGGAGAACGGGTTATGGGAACTTTTAGGTTCAAAAGGGTTGTtgaaaaaacatgaatttattagggttttggttcagTGCTTATACTCATTAGGATTCAAGAAGTCTGCTTCTTGTTTGGAACACGAGTCTAACATCTTGTATAAGTCAGCCGATTTCGGGCTTCTCGAGAAGCAAGTTTTGAGTGGGAATTGGGATAGTTGCGTTGCGGTCCTGGACAGGATTTTTGATAGTTCCAGTGATGACACGAGAAACACGGCTTTGTATCTAGTGTTGAAGCAATGTTTGGTTGAGTATTTGAAACAAGGGGATGTTTCTTTGGCCTTGAATGTGCTACGGAAGCAAGCTCCGTTGTTAGGGATGGGAAAAGATAAGATTCACAGGCTTGCTTGTGATATTGTTTATTCTAAAGAGATGGAATCCGGTGAAGCAGACAGCTTTTTGGTTCAGGATTTGAGGAAACATTTGTTG GTTGAAGTTGAGAAGTTGATTCCATTGCCAATTGTTATTCCTGAGAGAAGGTTGGAACATTTGGTTGAGTCTGCTGTGCTGCACCAGATTGATACATGTCTGTATCATAACTCATGGGATGCAGTTTCACTTTACAAAGATCACTGTTGCGGTAGAGATCAGATTCCTTCAGAAACAATTCAG ATTTTGATGGCACACAAAAATGAAGTGTGGTTCGTGCAATTCTCTAATAGTGGCAAATATCTGGCCACTGCATCAAGCGATTGTACAGCTATGATATGGAAG ATACTGGATGACAACAAAGTCGAACTGAAGCACACGCTTGAGAGCCACCAAAATCCAGTTTCTTTTGTCTCGTGGAGCCCTGATGATACTAAACTGCTTACATGCGGAAACGCTGAGGTTCTTAAGCTATGGGATGTTGAAACAGGTGTGTTGAGACACACCTTTGGAAACAACAATACCGGATCCACGGTCAGCTCTTGTGCATG GTTCCCTGACTCAACCCGGCTTGTCTGTGGCAGTTCTGACCCAGAAAGAGGGATTGTAATGTGGGATACTGATGGAAACGAGATCAAAGCTTGGAGAGGAACGAGAATTCCAAAG GTAGTGGATTTGGCTGTGACGCCGGATGGTGAGAGTATGATCACAGTGTTTTCGGATAAAGAGATCCGAATCTTGCATTTGGAGACAAAAGTCGAACGTGTTATCTCTGAGGAACAGGCGATTACTTCCCTTTCGGTTTCGGGTGATGGTAAGTTCTTTATAGTCAACTTGAGCAGCCAAGAGATACATCTTTGGGATCTTGCTGGAGAGTGGAACCAACCATTGAAGTTCTCGGGTCACAGGCAGAGCAAGTACGTGATACGGTCATGTTTTGGTGGGTTGGACAGTTCGTTCATTGCCAGTGGAAGCGAGGATTCACAA GTGTACTTATGGAATCTGAAGAACGCGAAGCCGCTTGAGGTGTTATCAGGTCATTCCATGACTGTGAACTGCGTGAGCTGGAACCCGAGAAATCCCCGGATGCTGGCCTCTGCGAGTGATGACCAGACCATCCGTATATGGGGACCGGGCAAACCGAACAAGCCGGAGAAGTGGTTAGATAACCAGAAAATGCAGTAG